One window of the Arthrobacter sp. FW305-BF8 genome contains the following:
- a CDS encoding SIR2 family protein, with protein sequence MTAEPIARPLTFLKGGIHYRAGEHDAARRSPFEIAKNDFNEVLSSKNLTFLLGSGCSSHAPNRNDEHGIPTMAPLAQGILAETNRSVAARYGLTDVVRNQLADDLGIDLNDEDYAWNLERLMEVLFGFQFALAKTSNSALSDAKVSLDIAIEAIKRYVFDACKSGQDGPSAETVVSFYQIFYRKLSQRSRSLPRPTIATTNYDLFNEIAMDRAGVPYINGFLGSVEKRFNPASFRYTIAQRLDLTSQRWTSLDNLVYFLKLHGSLNWHSVEKGLFPVAERPLSESGDGKAMLIYPTPAKQNASFAAPYSDMFREFQTKVVQEQSALVTLGYGFGDEHVNNIIYQALTIPTFRLVIFAKPEFGTETSNEHVRKLQDLNDPRIWVIGTEDSNSTWKAHYFNQFVADIMPSGDNDPAEKAIGNVMDLFASFQKGGNDGDN encoded by the coding sequence TTGACTGCTGAACCTATTGCCCGTCCGCTCACCTTCCTCAAAGGTGGTATTCATTACAGGGCGGGTGAACATGATGCTGCGCGGCGTTCGCCCTTTGAGATTGCTAAGAATGACTTCAACGAGGTGCTCTCATCGAAGAATCTAACGTTCCTCTTAGGCTCTGGGTGCTCGTCTCATGCTCCGAATCGGAATGACGAGCATGGCATTCCTACGATGGCTCCACTGGCTCAAGGCATCTTGGCCGAAACCAACAGATCGGTGGCTGCTCGATACGGCCTCACGGACGTCGTCAGGAACCAGTTGGCCGACGACCTTGGGATAGACCTAAACGATGAGGATTACGCGTGGAATCTTGAACGTCTCATGGAGGTGTTGTTTGGGTTTCAGTTCGCTCTGGCGAAAACGAGCAACAGCGCGTTATCCGATGCGAAAGTCTCGCTAGACATTGCGATTGAGGCGATCAAGAGATACGTCTTTGATGCGTGCAAGTCAGGGCAGGATGGACCCTCCGCAGAAACCGTCGTCTCCTTCTACCAGATCTTTTACCGGAAGCTCTCGCAGAGGTCTCGTTCTCTGCCTCGCCCTACCATCGCGACGACAAATTACGATCTCTTCAACGAGATCGCAATGGATCGCGCCGGCGTCCCTTATATCAATGGTTTTCTTGGCTCCGTAGAGAAACGGTTCAACCCCGCGTCATTTCGCTACACAATCGCGCAGCGACTTGATCTGACCTCCCAACGCTGGACCTCGCTCGACAACCTCGTCTACTTCCTGAAGCTCCATGGCTCTCTTAACTGGCATTCAGTGGAGAAAGGGCTCTTCCCCGTGGCTGAGCGGCCGCTAAGCGAGAGTGGAGACGGCAAAGCCATGCTGATCTACCCAACGCCAGCAAAACAAAACGCAAGCTTCGCGGCTCCCTATTCGGACATGTTCCGGGAGTTCCAAACCAAGGTGGTACAGGAGCAAAGTGCCCTGGTGACTCTCGGCTACGGCTTCGGCGATGAGCACGTCAACAACATCATCTACCAGGCGCTCACTATCCCGACCTTTAGGCTCGTGATCTTCGCCAAACCTGAGTTCGGTACTGAAACGTCGAATGAGCACGTAAGGAAGCTTCAGGATCTGAACGATCCACGCATCTGGGTGATTGGGACCGAGGACTCAAACTCGACGTGGAAAGCACATTACTTCAACCAGTTCGTCGCAGACATCATGCCTTCGGGTGACAACGATCCCGCCGAGAAGGCCATCGGCAACGTGATGGACCTCTTCGCTTCCTTCCAAAAGGGTGGCAACGATGGCGACAACTGA
- a CDS encoding ATP-binding protein yields the protein MATTDARRRRLGTIVDVNAERFRVEMTEAADGYTLVGFDDQHYVARIGSLVLIPLTNLYVVAEVTGLQERPDAGPVSSASKSMEDITQVSSRQLSLTPLGSLPFDETENFSFGVSEFPPLYADVLHVENRDLDRILNVANQEIAIPDSPHATKLRSLTIGTSVVFNDYEVKIRINEFFGAHSAILGNTGSGKSCTIASLLQASLGKATQAPAGGSTFILFDTNGEYRRALSELPDPIHRTYARISHRQAAPLDPTDQFSEREESQEFQLPHWLLTPEEWELLLQTSDRVQRPVLRNALGLTSLFAEDSAGDLKDLKNHILASCLQHLLRDTENHTSAKHRMRSLLNVYGSDEISVHGVLHNRQVRYGLFDDRDIADIESTLKSFILHDAEIPGYRQHPFKFSDLETALDMAILYEESHGNSRVRDYCSTLLTRVKALQSRDEFEFLRADPGQDLISDSHDSFVDNILGIGRNGTQLIKCAQVFILDLSTVDDEVVEVVSSVVTRLVFDRLRRSRIRNAYPVNLVLEEAHRYVPSQPASASTLEATKIFERVAKEGRKYGLFLILSSQRPSELSGTVLSQCSNYMIHRIQNPEDLHHIRRMTPFISESVLNRLASLPKQHALVFGTSVSIPTTCKIRTASPLPHSDDADVSTYWYRSPGEVGALPV from the coding sequence ATGGCGACAACTGATGCACGCCGAAGGCGACTTGGGACGATAGTCGACGTGAACGCCGAGCGGTTCAGGGTGGAGATGACCGAGGCTGCCGACGGATATACACTGGTCGGCTTCGATGACCAGCATTACGTGGCGCGCATCGGTTCCCTTGTCCTGATTCCGCTAACAAACCTTTACGTGGTTGCCGAAGTAACTGGGCTCCAGGAGCGTCCTGACGCTGGCCCGGTTTCCAGTGCCTCGAAGTCGATGGAAGACATTACCCAAGTCTCATCACGCCAGCTTTCCCTCACGCCTCTTGGCAGCCTTCCGTTCGATGAGACCGAAAATTTCTCCTTCGGCGTTTCGGAGTTCCCTCCTCTATATGCGGATGTCCTGCACGTCGAAAACCGCGACCTCGACCGAATTCTCAATGTGGCCAACCAGGAAATCGCGATTCCGGATTCTCCCCACGCGACGAAGCTTAGAAGCCTCACGATTGGTACCTCGGTCGTGTTCAACGACTACGAGGTCAAGATCCGGATCAATGAGTTCTTCGGTGCCCACTCGGCCATCCTTGGCAACACAGGCAGTGGAAAGTCATGCACTATTGCCAGCCTCTTGCAGGCATCCTTAGGTAAAGCGACTCAGGCTCCAGCAGGCGGAAGCACTTTCATCCTGTTCGATACCAACGGCGAATACCGCCGGGCTTTGTCAGAGCTACCCGATCCGATCCACCGCACATATGCTCGAATTTCCCACCGACAAGCAGCGCCACTCGACCCGACCGATCAATTCAGCGAAAGAGAAGAGTCACAGGAGTTCCAGCTCCCGCATTGGCTCCTCACCCCCGAGGAGTGGGAGCTCCTACTTCAGACGAGTGATCGTGTACAACGCCCGGTGCTTCGCAACGCTCTGGGACTGACCTCGTTGTTTGCTGAAGACTCAGCTGGGGACTTAAAGGATCTCAAGAACCACATTTTGGCTTCCTGCCTCCAACATCTGCTGCGTGACACTGAGAATCACACCTCAGCCAAACACCGCATGCGCTCCCTCCTGAACGTGTACGGATCGGATGAGATTTCCGTTCACGGTGTTCTGCATAACAGGCAAGTCCGCTACGGTCTTTTTGACGATCGGGACATCGCAGATATTGAGAGCACGCTGAAGTCGTTCATACTGCATGATGCGGAGATACCGGGGTACAGGCAACATCCTTTCAAGTTCTCAGACCTTGAAACTGCTCTTGACATGGCGATCCTCTACGAAGAGAGCCATGGAAACAGCCGAGTCCGCGATTACTGCTCAACACTTCTCACCCGCGTCAAAGCTCTGCAGTCGCGCGACGAATTTGAGTTCCTGCGGGCTGATCCGGGCCAGGACCTGATTAGCGATTCTCATGACAGTTTCGTTGACAATATTCTCGGCATCGGCCGGAACGGAACTCAGCTGATCAAGTGCGCTCAGGTATTCATCCTTGATCTCAGCACCGTAGACGACGAGGTGGTAGAGGTTGTGTCTTCCGTCGTCACCAGGCTCGTGTTCGACCGTCTCCGACGAAGCAGGATTAGAAACGCTTACCCCGTGAATCTAGTTCTCGAAGAAGCACATCGATATGTCCCCAGCCAGCCGGCCTCTGCAAGTACTCTCGAAGCTACGAAAATTTTCGAGCGTGTGGCCAAGGAGGGGAGGAAATATGGGCTCTTCCTCATCCTTTCTTCGCAGCGACCGAGCGAACTGTCTGGAACCGTCCTGTCCCAGTGCTCGAACTACATGATCCACCGCATTCAGAATCCTGAAGATCTTCACCACATACGCCGGATGACTCCGTTCATATCGGAATCGGTACTGAACCGGCTGGCCTCCCTGCCGAAGCAACACGCACTGGTGTTCGGAACGTCGGTTAGTATCCCGACTACATGCAAGATCCGAACTGCTTCTCCGCTTCCACATAGTGATGACGCGGATGTAAGCACCTACTGGTACAGATCGCCAGGCGAAGTGGGTGCTCTGCCTGTTTAG